The following are encoded in a window of Flavobacterium psychrotrophum genomic DNA:
- a CDS encoding TonB-dependent receptor translates to MEKKIIYVLLLALTVGFSAWSQEKATLSGTVADQSNNETLIGVSIYIPEADVALTTNSYGFYSVTLPKGTYTVIISYMGFTDVQEQVSLQANTKKDFAMTESSRQLEEVVITSNSGKANIRKPEMSVNKLSIATIKKMPAVLGEVDVLKSILQLPGVSNAQEGASGFNVRGGSVDGNLVLLDEAVIYNTSHLFGFFSVFNSDVIKDLKLYKGGIPANFGGRISSVLDIYQKEGNNKEFHATGGLGLISSRLLVEGPIVKEKSSFVVAGRGSYMHLFLKLADEPNSVYFYDLNAKLNYKFNDNNNLFLSGYYGYDYMNFNDALVNDYGNTFLNVRWNHIFSDKLFSNASAIYSDYDYNLRIKFAGLNAVTEIKNYNFKYDFKHYVSNSFSLDYGVNSIYYNFNPGTITPIAGTSSVNPEQLEKKYAWENAAYISAQHKITDNLSMTYGLRYSNFLRLGKELRNTYADNRPVVFNEEFQVYEEATPTGTKQYNSNQKVAGFDNLEPRLGISYALNDNQSVKASYNRMSQYIHLISNTASATPLDIWAPTDQYLKPEILDQVALGYFRNFSEDKYSLETEVFYKTIKNKADYIDGADLIANRAIERVMLNGEGRAYGLELMLKKNTGKLTGWLSYTLSRAEQRTPGGIAGGKGINNGDWYRANYDKTHNLSLTGAYQFTKKWSFGAIFTLQSGQAATFPNGKYQYQGITVANYGTRNDDNLSAYHHLDLSATYVPKPDKIKGWQGEWVFSIYNAYARNNAASYTFGQNQDTGASEAKRMSIFGIMPSVTYNFKF, encoded by the coding sequence ATGGAGAAGAAAATCATTTATGTATTGCTTTTAGCCTTAACAGTAGGCTTTAGCGCCTGGTCTCAGGAAAAAGCCACACTTAGTGGCACGGTAGCAGATCAATCTAATAACGAAACGCTGATAGGTGTAAGTATTTACATTCCTGAAGCCGATGTGGCGCTAACTACAAATTCTTATGGTTTTTACTCGGTTACACTCCCTAAGGGAACTTATACAGTTATTATAAGTTACATGGGATTTACAGATGTACAGGAGCAGGTTAGTTTACAGGCAAATACTAAAAAAGATTTTGCAATGACAGAAAGCAGCCGACAGCTGGAAGAAGTTGTAATTACATCAAATTCCGGCAAGGCTAACATCCGCAAGCCTGAGATGAGTGTAAACAAATTATCGATAGCAACAATTAAGAAAATGCCTGCCGTACTGGGAGAAGTTGATGTACTGAAATCCATATTACAATTGCCCGGTGTTTCTAATGCTCAGGAGGGTGCCTCCGGTTTTAATGTAAGGGGCGGATCTGTAGATGGTAACCTCGTGCTTTTAGATGAGGCAGTAATATATAACACCTCGCATCTTTTTGGCTTTTTCTCTGTATTTAATTCAGATGTTATTAAAGACCTTAAGTTATATAAAGGCGGCATACCTGCTAATTTTGGTGGTAGAATATCGTCAGTACTGGACATCTACCAAAAAGAGGGAAACAATAAAGAATTCCATGCCACAGGCGGGTTAGGGCTTATATCAAGCCGGCTTTTGGTAGAAGGCCCTATAGTAAAAGAAAAGAGTTCATTTGTTGTGGCGGGCAGGGGCTCCTACATGCATCTTTTTCTTAAACTGGCTGATGAACCCAACTCTGTTTATTTTTATGACCTAAATGCTAAGCTTAATTATAAGTTTAATGATAATAATAACCTTTTTCTATCCGGCTATTACGGTTACGACTATATGAATTTTAATGATGCCCTGGTTAATGATTATGGTAACACTTTTTTAAATGTAAGATGGAACCACATTTTTTCAGATAAGCTTTTCTCAAACGCATCTGCCATTTACAGCGATTATGATTATAACCTCAGGATTAAGTTTGCCGGGCTTAACGCGGTTACCGAAATTAAGAACTATAATTTTAAGTACGACTTTAAACACTATGTGTCTAACAGTTTTTCGCTTGATTATGGTGTAAACTCTATTTATTACAACTTTAATCCCGGTACAATTACGCCCATTGCAGGTACATCTAGTGTGAACCCTGAACAGCTTGAAAAAAAATATGCCTGGGAAAACGCAGCTTATATAAGTGCGCAGCATAAAATTACCGATAACTTATCTATGACATACGGGTTGCGTTATAGTAACTTTTTAAGGTTAGGTAAAGAGTTAAGGAATACTTATGCAGATAATAGACCGGTGGTATTTAACGAAGAGTTTCAGGTGTATGAAGAGGCAACGCCAACAGGTACCAAGCAATACAACAGTAATCAAAAAGTTGCAGGTTTTGATAACCTTGAGCCCAGGTTAGGCATTAGCTATGCGCTAAACGACAACCAATCTGTAAAGGCGAGCTACAACCGCATGAGCCAGTACATACACCTTATCTCAAACACAGCATCTGCTACGCCACTTGATATATGGGCGCCAACAGATCAATACCTTAAGCCCGAAATCCTTGATCAGGTAGCATTAGGATATTTCAGGAATTTCTCTGAAGATAAATACTCGCTTGAAACAGAGGTGTTTTATAAAACCATTAAAAACAAAGCTGATTATATTGATGGAGCCGACCTGATTGCGAACAGAGCTATTGAAAGAGTAATGCTTAACGGCGAAGGCAGGGCTTACGGGCTTGAACTAATGTTAAAAAAGAATACAGGCAAGCTTACAGGCTGGCTTTCTTACACATTATCAAGGGCAGAACAGCGTACACCTGGTGGCATAGCAGGGGGTAAGGGCATAAATAATGGCGACTGGTACCGGGCTAATTATGATAAAACCCATAACCTTTCGTTAACAGGTGCTTACCAGTTTACCAAGAAATGGTCATTCGGGGCAATATTCACATTACAGAGTGGCCAAGCTGCTACATTCCCTAATGGTAAATACCAATATCAGGGTATCACAGTAGCAAACTACGGAACAAGAAATGACGATAACCTTTCGGCTTACCACCATCTTGATCTTTCTGCAACATATGTTCCTAAACCCGATAAAATTAAAGGCTGGCAAGGTGAATGGGTATTTAGTATTTATAATGCCTATGCCCGTAATAATGCAGCTTCATACACCTTTGGGCAAAACCAGGATACCGGTGCAAGCGAGGCAAAACGTATGTCTATATTCGGCATTATGCCCAGCGTAACATACAATTTCAAGTTTTAA
- a CDS encoding 1,4-dihydroxy-2-naphthoyl-CoA synthase, whose translation MDKINWKTVKEFEDITYKKCNGVARIAFNRPDVRNAFRPKTTAELFEAFIDAREDTSIGVVLLSAEGPSSRDGVYSFCSGGDQKARGHQGYVGDDGMHRLNILEVQRVIRFMPKVVIAVVPGWAVGGGHSLHVVCDLTLASKEHAIFKQTDADVTSFDGGYGSAYLAKMVGQKRAREIFFLGRNYNAQEAYDMGMVNAVIPHAELEDTAYEWAQEILGKSPTSIKMLKFAFNLTDDGMVGQQVFAGEATRLTYMTEEAKEGRDAFLEKRKPNFRDIKWIP comes from the coding sequence ATGGATAAAATTAACTGGAAAACCGTAAAGGAGTTTGAAGATATAACCTATAAGAAATGTAATGGCGTAGCCCGCATAGCTTTTAACAGGCCCGATGTGCGCAACGCCTTTCGTCCTAAAACCACAGCCGAACTTTTTGAAGCTTTTATAGATGCCAGGGAGGATACCTCTATAGGTGTCGTATTACTTAGCGCCGAAGGGCCTTCAAGCAGAGACGGTGTGTACAGCTTTTGCAGTGGCGGCGACCAAAAAGCCCGCGGACACCAGGGGTATGTGGGCGATGATGGTATGCACCGCCTTAATATTTTAGAGGTACAGCGTGTTATCCGTTTTATGCCAAAGGTAGTTATTGCCGTAGTTCCCGGATGGGCAGTAGGCGGGGGGCATAGCCTGCATGTAGTTTGCGACCTTACCCTGGCCAGTAAAGAACACGCTATTTTTAAACAAACCGATGCCGATGTTACCAGTTTTGACGGTGGATATGGTTCTGCATACCTTGCTAAAATGGTAGGCCAGAAACGTGCACGTGAAATATTCTTTTTAGGAAGAAACTACAACGCGCAGGAGGCTTATGATATGGGTATGGTAAATGCTGTTATACCCCATGCCGAACTTGAAGATACAGCTTATGAATGGGCACAGGAAATACTGGGTAAATCGCCTACATCTATCAAGATGCTTAAGTTTGCCTTTAACCTTACCGATGATGGTATGGTAGGTCAGCAGGTATTTGCCGGTGAGGCCACACGCCTTACTTACATGACCGAAGAGGCAAAAGAAGGACGTGATGCTTTTCTTGAAAAGAGAAAGCCTAACTTCCGTGATATTAAGTGGATACCGTAA
- a CDS encoding LytR/AlgR family response regulator transcription factor: MTCIIVDDEPLAREAIQMLVEQFSQLELIGTFNGPEAAGNFITDNKTDLIFLDIQMPGINGIEFARAISKETLVIFTTAFSEFATDSYEVDAIDYLIKPVKAERFAKAVEKAASYQKLLNADNSANNIQNVTEDYFFVKADRKMFKVYFKNIQYVEGLKDYVVMHTEGQKVISGMNIKTIFDQLPKSMFVRVSKSYVININHVDSVDNNTVYIGRAEIPIGNVYRDFFFDEYVTKKILSK, from the coding sequence ATGACCTGTATTATTGTAGATGATGAACCACTGGCAAGAGAAGCTATACAAATGCTGGTTGAGCAATTTAGTCAACTGGAACTTATAGGCACCTTTAACGGCCCAGAAGCCGCCGGGAATTTTATTACAGATAATAAAACAGATTTAATATTCCTGGATATACAAATGCCGGGTATAAACGGCATTGAGTTTGCCCGTGCCATATCTAAAGAAACACTGGTAATATTTACAACAGCATTTTCTGAATTTGCAACAGATAGTTATGAAGTTGATGCAATAGACTATCTTATTAAACCGGTAAAAGCAGAACGCTTTGCCAAGGCTGTAGAAAAAGCCGCTTCGTACCAAAAGCTGCTGAATGCTGATAATAGCGCAAATAATATTCAGAATGTAACAGAAGATTATTTTTTTGTAAAAGCAGACCGTAAAATGTTTAAAGTATATTTTAAAAATATACAATATGTAGAAGGACTTAAAGACTATGTGGTAATGCACACCGAAGGCCAAAAGGTTATTAGCGGTATGAACATAAAAACCATTTTTGACCAGTTGCCAAAAAGTATGTTTGTAAGAGTGAGCAAATCATATGTTATAAACATAAACCATGTAGATTCTGTAGATAACAATACCGTGTATATTGGAAGAGCCGAAATACCTATTGGCAATGTGTACCGCGATTTCTTTTTTGATGAATATGTAACAAAAAAAATATTAAGTAAATAA
- a CDS encoding DUF4249 domain-containing protein, producing the protein MKIYQIIALLIIGSLMVSCEDVITVDLDTAAPQLVIDASIDWVKGTPGNEQKIVLSTTTGYYSADFPTVSGAEITVKNTTGTVFYFAESGNAGEYLCNNFEPVLGETYQMTIILNGQTYKASETLTSAPDIMDTIEQDNEGGMGGDEIEITYYYQDDANATNYYLFGVTSPRVSFPVYEVEDDLSNQGNIVPEFYSHEDLKPGDLVNIKLYGISKRYYEYMNKLIVASGADGGPWPATPSAVRGNIVNQTDFNNFAFGYFRLTEVSTKDYTIQ; encoded by the coding sequence ATGAAAATATACCAAATAATAGCATTACTAATTATTGGAAGCCTGATGGTTTCCTGCGAAGATGTAATAACTGTAGACCTTGATACTGCTGCGCCACAACTTGTAATAGATGCCTCTATAGACTGGGTAAAAGGTACTCCCGGCAATGAACAGAAGATAGTGCTGTCAACCACTACAGGCTACTACAGTGCCGATTTTCCAACGGTATCCGGTGCAGAAATAACCGTTAAAAATACCACTGGAACAGTATTTTATTTTGCGGAATCGGGCAATGCCGGTGAGTACCTATGTAATAATTTCGAGCCGGTATTAGGAGAAACGTACCAAATGACCATAATTCTTAACGGGCAGACTTACAAAGCATCTGAGACACTAACATCTGCTCCGGATATCATGGATACTATTGAACAGGATAATGAAGGTGGTATGGGCGGCGACGAAATAGAAATTACCTACTATTACCAGGATGATGCTAATGCTACAAATTATTATTTGTTTGGCGTAACCTCACCAAGAGTATCCTTCCCTGTATATGAGGTTGAAGATGACCTAAGCAACCAGGGTAATATAGTGCCCGAATTTTACTCGCATGAAGATTTAAAACCCGGAGACTTAGTTAATATAAAGCTCTACGGAATTTCTAAACGCTATTATGAATACATGAATAAATTAATTGTAGCATCTGGCGCCGATGGTGGCCCATGGCCTGCAACACCGTCTGCCGTACGCGGAAATATTGTAAACCAGACCGATTTTAACAACTTTGCTTTTGGCTATTTCAGGCTTACTGAGGTTAGTACAAAAGATTATACAATACAGTAG
- a CDS encoding PH domain-containing protein, whose product MNDFSNETIDTLNLPRYEDVELTPIHPSYLNVIWFNIAFVFGIMAIVAGLLFYFVTDAPDYWMQITIGYIVLLLFTIITRYISFRNKGFAFRTHDVIYRSGAISTTTMIIPYNRVQHVAQHEGIVARWLGLATVEIFTAGGTGGDIKIPGLEKIHASALKKLLIGKIENKQEEEETDLYSAAVEERNREILSETTDEDGAAN is encoded by the coding sequence ATGAACGATTTTAGCAACGAAACTATAGATACCCTTAACCTGCCCCGGTATGAAGATGTGGAGCTTACACCCATACATCCTTCATACCTCAATGTGATATGGTTTAATATAGCCTTTGTATTTGGCATTATGGCCATAGTGGCCGGGTTGCTCTTTTATTTTGTTACTGATGCGCCTGATTACTGGATGCAAATAACTATAGGGTATATTGTATTGTTACTTTTTACTATTATAACCCGTTATATAAGTTTCAGGAATAAAGGCTTTGCGTTTCGCACGCACGATGTTATTTACCGTAGCGGTGCCATAAGCACCACTACAATGATAATACCTTATAACAGGGTGCAGCACGTAGCCCAGCATGAAGGTATTGTAGCGCGCTGGCTTGGCCTGGCTACTGTTGAGATATTTACTGCCGGGGGTACAGGTGGCGACATTAAAATTCCCGGCCTTGAAAAAATACACGCTTCAGCCCTGAAAAAATTACTTATTGGTAAAATAGAAAACAAACAGGAAGAAGAGGAGACTGATCTTTATTCGGCAGCTGTTGAAGAGCGTAACCGTGAAATTTTGTCTGAAACAACCGATGAGGATGGAGCAGCAAATTAA
- a CDS encoding sterol desaturase family protein produces the protein MEHYNYLAFAMPAFFLFVFLEYKAAQRQKRPELFKYESSVSNVSIGIAERLLNLFVAGAFYTLYYWIYENFAIFKIPNHWAIWIGLILATDFVWYWYHRLGHEVNIFWAAHIVHHHSEEFNFTAAARITTIQAVIRTGFWCLLPLFGFHPDMVITMLIVHGAYSFFTHTQIIGRIKWLEYVFITPSLHGVHHASDEKYLDKNYGDMFVFWDKLFGTFQVEEEKPKYGLTHPLKSYSFLWQHFHYYFEIAESYRRASGFKNKWNAVFGSPANMDQDIRPELEKRFLQDRSLKLKALRFKGYLAVQIALSTFVLMLFTFFFDGLTLEDKVFTLLFILITLINCGALLEQRKWIYYLEYARLLLFATHILYIEGYPEYSFVVLIMMVLAEKLFSLGKWYQGYILQTR, from the coding sequence ATGGAACATTATAATTACCTTGCCTTTGCCATGCCGGCATTTTTCCTTTTTGTATTTTTAGAATACAAGGCGGCACAGCGGCAAAAAAGGCCTGAATTATTTAAGTACGAAAGCTCGGTAAGTAACGTAAGCATAGGCATTGCAGAAAGGCTGCTTAACCTTTTTGTTGCAGGCGCATTCTATACCCTTTATTATTGGATATACGAGAACTTTGCCATATTTAAGATACCTAACCATTGGGCAATATGGATAGGCCTTATCCTGGCTACAGATTTTGTATGGTACTGGTACCACCGCCTTGGGCATGAAGTAAACATATTCTGGGCAGCGCACATTGTGCATCACCACAGCGAGGAATTTAATTTTACAGCTGCTGCACGTATCACTACAATACAGGCCGTTATCCGTACAGGATTTTGGTGCTTGTTGCCGTTATTTGGGTTCCATCCAGATATGGTTATTACCATGCTTATTGTTCATGGCGCTTACTCCTTCTTTACACATACGCAAATTATAGGGCGCATTAAGTGGCTGGAGTATGTTTTTATTACGCCTTCATTACATGGCGTACACCATGCTAGCGATGAGAAATATCTTGATAAGAACTATGGCGATATGTTTGTATTTTGGGATAAACTATTTGGTACTTTTCAGGTAGAAGAAGAAAAACCAAAGTACGGGCTTACGCACCCGCTAAAGAGTTATAGCTTTTTATGGCAGCATTTTCATTACTATTTTGAGATAGCCGAAAGTTACAGGCGTGCAAGCGGTTTTAAAAATAAGTGGAATGCTGTTTTTGGTAGCCCTGCAAATATGGACCAGGATATTCGCCCGGAACTTGAAAAGCGTTTTTTACAAGACAGGAGCCTAAAGCTAAAAGCCCTGCGTTTTAAAGGATATCTTGCCGTGCAAATTGCACTTTCTACTTTTGTATTAATGCTGTTTACCTTCTTTTTTGATGGCCTTACATTAGAAGATAAAGTTTTTACCCTGCTCTTTATACTTATTACACTTATAAATTGCGGTGCCTTGCTGGAGCAGCGCAAATGGATATATTACCTTGAGTATGCCCGCCTGCTCTTATTTGCTACACACATTTTATATATTGAGGGTTATCCTGAATATTCGTTTGTAGTGCTTATTATGATGGTGCTTGCCGAGAAACTTTTCTCATTAGGAAAATGGTATCAGGGATATATTCTTCAAACACGATAA
- a CDS encoding serine hydrolase domain-containing protein, whose product MKILRYTPFILLLLLTACKQESKALADNTDDNEPDTVLHITPLNTKFAKLSDSYKNSKKTAIQHFYNKVWSKDDLSGGFLVAKNGQIIFEHYGGFANRKEKTEITEDTPLHLASVSKVLTAAVILKLVDRGKLDLDQKVNTILPEFPYEDISIKMLLNHRSGLPNYAYFSDDRAIWDRSMMTNQDVLNLLAEHKFALYFKPDKKFGYCNTNYTMLALVIEKLTGMNYRQAMKKVIFEPLGMKNTFVFDYEKDKATASLSYKGNGVLYDYDFLDNIYGDKNIYSTPRDMLKFDLATYSKKFLNPKLVKQVFQGYSYEHKGERNYGLGIRMHEWETGEKLFYHNGWWHGNTTSYVTLKKDTVTLIALSNRFSYKPYKIWKLSTQFGKYPIKPDKGDDGAE is encoded by the coding sequence ATGAAGATTTTACGATATACACCCTTTATATTATTACTTTTATTAACGGCCTGTAAACAGGAATCAAAAGCACTGGCAGACAATACAGATGATAATGAGCCTGATACTGTACTACATATAACACCGTTAAACACAAAGTTCGCAAAGCTGAGCGACAGCTACAAAAATTCAAAAAAAACAGCCATACAGCATTTTTATAATAAGGTATGGTCTAAAGATGACCTGAGCGGTGGCTTTTTAGTAGCCAAGAACGGGCAAATAATTTTTGAACATTATGGCGGCTTTGCAAACAGGAAAGAAAAGACTGAGATAACCGAAGATACCCCGCTGCACCTTGCATCGGTAAGTAAGGTACTAACAGCAGCCGTGATACTTAAGCTGGTAGACCGTGGCAAACTGGATCTTGACCAGAAGGTAAACACGATTCTTCCGGAATTTCCTTATGAGGATATTTCTATAAAAATGCTGCTTAATCACCGTAGCGGACTGCCTAACTATGCTTATTTTAGTGATGACCGCGCCATTTGGGACCGGTCTATGATGACCAACCAGGATGTGTTGAATTTATTGGCTGAGCATAAATTTGCGCTTTACTTTAAGCCCGATAAAAAGTTTGGTTATTGTAATACAAACTATACCATGCTGGCACTGGTAATAGAAAAGCTTACCGGCATGAACTATCGCCAGGCAATGAAAAAGGTAATTTTTGAGCCGCTGGGCATGAAGAACACTTTTGTGTTTGATTATGAGAAAGACAAAGCTACGGCATCGCTGTCTTATAAAGGGAATGGCGTGTTGTATGATTATGATTTTTTAGATAACATATATGGCGATAAGAACATCTACTCTACCCCGAGGGATATGCTTAAGTTTGACCTGGCTACCTACTCTAAAAAATTCCTGAATCCTAAACTTGTAAAGCAGGTTTTTCAGGGGTACAGTTATGAACATAAGGGTGAAAGAAATTATGGCCTTGGCATACGTATGCACGAATGGGAAACAGGTGAAAAACTGTTTTACCATAACGGATGGTGGCATGGTAACACAACATCATATGTTACGCTAAAAAAAGATACTGTTACGCTTATAGCACTTAGCAACAGGTTTTCGTATAAGCCTTATAAAATATGGAAGCTTTCTACCCAGTTTGGTAAATATCCTATAAAACCGGATAAAGGAGACGACGGCGCAGAATAA
- a CDS encoding sensor histidine kinase → MIETLHTQTMDTDLVLQLITSKKYRIYRHIILMIFSITVLYYSPPEYTEPTETHSRIVFFFQILLLAYSNMYFFVPKFLFKKKYLNYGACVLVAMIISSLIYWVAYEFFEPYLLPSKEDSINLFTFSFIILVLILASAAVKLFQQWIFDAQLIYDLKQAKTSAELEQLKNQINPHFLFNMLNNANVLTKKDPDKASEVLVKLSDLLRYQLYDSSREKVLLTSDIHFLEDFLNLEKVRRDSFHFMISKEGNLSGVQIPPLLFITFVENAVKHNNDASGQSYVHLFFAVVDNELYFICVNSKPAKKAVSKEGGLGLANIKRRLELLFPSSYMLKIDDEEETYTVTLIIKL, encoded by the coding sequence ATGATTGAAACTTTACATACACAAACAATGGATACCGATTTGGTACTCCAATTAATTACTTCAAAAAAATACCGTATATACAGGCATATAATATTAATGATATTTAGCATCACGGTACTTTACTATAGCCCGCCAGAGTATACAGAACCAACTGAGACACATAGCCGTATTGTTTTCTTTTTTCAGATATTGCTACTGGCATACAGCAATATGTATTTTTTTGTACCTAAATTTTTATTTAAAAAAAAATATCTAAACTATGGCGCATGTGTATTGGTAGCAATGATTATTTCATCTCTGATTTATTGGGTTGCTTATGAGTTTTTTGAGCCTTACTTACTGCCCAGTAAAGAAGACAGCATTAACCTTTTTACATTTTCTTTTATAATATTGGTCCTTATTCTTGCATCGGCAGCAGTTAAGTTATTCCAGCAATGGATATTTGATGCGCAATTGATATACGATCTTAAACAGGCAAAAACAAGCGCTGAATTAGAACAGCTTAAAAATCAGATTAATCCTCATTTCTTGTTCAATATGTTAAATAATGCCAATGTGTTGACTAAAAAAGACCCTGATAAAGCCTCTGAGGTATTGGTAAAACTTAGTGACCTGCTACGATACCAGCTTTACGATAGTAGCCGCGAGAAAGTATTGCTTACATCAGACATACACTTTCTCGAAGACTTTTTAAATTTAGAAAAAGTAAGACGCGACAGTTTTCATTTCATGATATCTAAAGAAGGCAACCTGAGCGGGGTTCAAATCCCCCCCCTGCTTTTTATTACATTTGTAGAAAATGCTGTAAAACATAATAACGATGCTTCGGGTCAATCTTATGTTCATTTGTTTTTTGCTGTTGTAGATAATGAACTCTACTTTATATGCGTAAATTCTAAACCTGCAAAAAAAGCCGTGAGTAAAGAAGGCGGACTGGGACTGGCAAACATCAAGCGAAGGCTCGAACTTTTATTTCCGTCGTCTTATATGCTTAAGATTGACGATGAAGAGGAAACTTATACTGTTACGTTAATAATAAAACTATAA
- the ygiD gene encoding 4,5-DOPA dioxygenase extradiol: MSLHTFKNWTDNLKQEDIKMPVLFIGHGSPMNGIEDTEFSRTWHRLGQEVEKPKAVLVVSAHWLTHGTHVTAMDNPKTIHDFGGFPQALFDVQYPAPGSPSLAEETVKLITSTNVGLDHDWGLDHGTWTVVRHMYPDADIPVLQLSIDYNKPPQYHYDLAKQLAALRKKGVLIIGSGNMVHNLRMVDWKKLNEPNYGFDWAIEMNSIFKEKIGNGSHDELINYEKLNKAAKLAIPTPDHYYPLLYTLGLQDSTDNVNFFNDKMVGGSLNMTGVKIG; the protein is encoded by the coding sequence ATGTCATTACATACTTTTAAAAACTGGACAGATAACCTTAAACAGGAAGATATAAAAATGCCTGTACTTTTTATAGGCCACGGCTCACCTATGAATGGTATAGAAGATACAGAGTTTAGCCGTACCTGGCACAGGCTGGGGCAGGAGGTAGAAAAACCAAAAGCTGTACTTGTAGTTTCGGCACACTGGCTTACGCATGGCACTCACGTAACTGCTATGGATAACCCAAAAACCATACACGATTTTGGCGGATTCCCGCAGGCATTGTTTGATGTGCAGTATCCGGCTCCCGGCAGCCCGTCACTTGCTGAAGAAACAGTAAAGCTAATTACATCAACAAACGTTGGCCTTGACCACGACTGGGGCTTAGATCATGGTACCTGGACGGTGGTGCGCCACATGTATCCCGATGCCGATATTCCGGTTTTACAGTTGAGTATTGACTATAACAAGCCACCACAATATCATTATGACCTTGCAAAACAACTGGCAGCATTGCGTAAAAAGGGTGTACTGATTATAGGTAGCGGTAATATGGTACACAACCTGCGCATGGTAGACTGGAAGAAATTAAACGAACCCAATTACGGTTTTGACTGGGCTATAGAAATGAATTCCATTTTTAAAGAGAAGATAGGTAATGGTAGCCATGATGAGCTTATTAACTATGAAAAGTTAAATAAAGCAGCAAAGCTTGCCATCCCTACGCCAGATCATTACTATCCGTTATTATACACTCTCGGCCTGCAGGATAGTACAGATAATGTTAACTTTTTTAATGATAAAATGGTAGGCGGATCATTAAACATGACAGGGGTTAAGATAGGCTAA